The Triticum urartu cultivar G1812 chromosome 6, Tu2.1, whole genome shotgun sequence genome includes the window CAAAAAAAATATATCATTCAAAATGCCTTGTTCAAACAACTTAAATCTGGCACATTGCTCCAATGTGGTAGAGCTCGTGCAGATAGTGGCACTAAGAAAGGGATTAAATTGTAGAAGATGATGTGTGTTGCATGGTTGTAATTTATTCGGTTTTCTAGGCCGTAGCTTTACCTTGCGTGTTTGTCGGACATTGAAGTGGCAAGAAATCACTACAACAGTCTGGCGCGTGGGACTAGTGCCCTGACTCACCGTAATATTACCTCACCGCATGGGAGTTCCTTGACTGACCGTAATATTACCTCACGCACGCGCTGTAAATTAGTAAGTGAGGCTTTCCTTTTTTGAATGCATGCGTTCTGTGTAGGAGTTGGCTGGGGTGAGGAATAAgaattcctcacccagggtgacgaatagcgcgattGAGTGTCAAAGTACTATTCAGCTAAAATCAGGAGTGACGAATATATTACCCAAAGTGACCGTAATATATATGTTCAAGCATTCTTAAAAAAATTGGAGACACACGTCAATGTTTGACAACCCCAAAACTTTTAGGTCCTAAGAAACAAAAAATGACAAAATTGGACGTGAATAGTGTCAAAGTACTATTCAGCTAAAATGGCACTATTAACATtcgaatttgtcttttttgaatCTCGAACTGTACCTCGACTTTTGAGCTGATTTTTTCGAATAGAGATACCTAATAGGATGCCAAATAATTTCATATTTGTTTTAAAATGTATAAATATGAATTATTGAGGTTGATCTCACGATCTCACCTAATGTGAGATATTGATATGTCtctatcatatctataatttataaaGTATTCATGCTATATTTATATATCAATCATATATGGTTTTGGtgcacttctatattatttttattgATTAACTTATTAATCTAATGCctagtgccaatttctgttttctGCATTTTTTTGTTCGACAGAAAATCAATATCTATAAAGGTCAAAATGCCACGGGTATTTACAAtgtttttatggaatatatgtgatttttttAAGAAAGAATCAACACAAGATAGTGCCCGAGGGCCCCAAAAGCCTGGGGGTGCGGCCTACCCCCCGGTCGCGCACATTGATCTTGTGGGCAGCCCTTAAGTTGATtggagcccttctttcgccgaaagaaagctaattttcggcAGAATATCCccttaaaatttcagcccaatcagaatTACGGAACTCCGACTATAAaagaaatggtgaaaggccaGAAAGCAGACGCGGAAAACAGAAGACAGAAGAGAGATTCAATCTAGGAGAGAGCTCTCTTCCCGGAGggccaaggaagaaggaggggccCCTTCCCCCTCTCCTTCGGTGGTGCCGGGATGCAGTCGGGGACATCTCTGTGATCATCATCACCAGCAACTTCTCCTCCGTTCTCATAGTGATGTGTGAGTTGTTCATCCTCGAGGTTGAGGGTATGTGCTAagttgctctctctctctctctctctctcatgttcttgatggATGTGATCTTGATGTATTATGAGCTtgattatatttggatcttatgatttTCATCTCCCTCTATTCTTTTTGTGGTGAATTGAGTCAGATTCTTTGTCTTTACATGTTAAGCATGATTGAAATGAtattagtatgaattctttgaatattcatgatgctaatgatatggaAAGTCATAAGCTTGGGGATATTGTGTCTGATGAAGATGAGCTTTTTAGTCCCTCTacttttgatgagcaaatttactgtGATGAAAACTTGCCTCatatttatgatgattacattgatgaaagtgggtttgtaagagtgtcaactttaggtaaTAATGATCCCattattttggagggtgttgaatcttattggaATAATGATAAAACAGATTAGGAGAGgccatgactttatttagtgttGAATCCACTACTTTGGAAGACttcaattgattatgacaacaaagttcctatctacgatgattattatgatgacatgTATGCCATAAAGAGTAATGATAagcatgaaacttgtcatcatgattttaatgtTCAATTGGGTTATGTCAATCAAGTATCACATGATAGTTATCTTGTCGAGTTTGCTCTcactattatgaatgagaagaactttgtcaatgtggagagtaataaaaagtTTATGCTTGTGGATCTTGAAAAGAATGcattatgtgatagttatattgttgaatttgttcatgatgctactgaaaattattatgagaggaACGCATGGTTATTTAcatttcaataatatcaagtttcctttCTTTTTGTTGACAGTTTTAAAGTTACGCTtcttttgctttcctatgctagttagTTTCTTCTCCAATAAATTGTTTGATTATAAAATTCCTCTACATAGAAAGTGGATCAGACTTAAATGTGTTTACTATATGATTCGAAATGCTCCTTTTTTGGTTCAATCCCtccttttatgtgagcatcactAAAATCATAATGCCTAGCTAAAATGCATTAAAATGGTTGTGGTTTCCTTTTGTTTCAGTACTCCCACATACTCGAGTGGAAAGATAAGACCCGCTGACGGCGAAAGATGGAGCTTGGTATGCATCCCTTCCGTAGATTTAGAACAAGTGGTTTGTCAGTTCACTGTACGTATGAACAAGCTACTACAGTTGACAATCAAAAGGGAAAAATCTCAATGTCTTTGAAAATGCAACTCGGGAGGGGTGATTTGGCTCCGGAGCTCGTCTACATCCGCCATCAATAGTAAAATAAAAATATAAGAAAAAACGAAAAGTTCTGTCTTTCTTTTTTGCATGGAAGATATTTTAGGTTCCTGCCAAATTTCAGCTTGTTTGGACATTTGAGTAGCTCgcagcaaaaaagacaaatttgaGGTATGTGAAACAGTGTACTGATCAATTTGTATTTTTTTTCCGAGAACTACTTGGATGTACAAACGAGCTGAAATTTGGCATGACCTCACGCACTGAAACATTTTCCATAGGAAAAAAAGTCAGAATTTCTTAAATTATTTTagtatttttattttattttactgTTCGTAGGGTGATGATGAGCTCAGGCTCAGAAATGAATATTCGCAGCTACTCTAACTTCCTTTGAGAATTTTCAGTCATACGACAGGAAGACATTGCTTATTTTTACTTTTTATTTTTGCATGGAGGAAGACATTGCTTAGGCCCTTGTAAAAAAAGCGTTATTTACCAATTCTGTATCCAGACGACAAGAAGCAACGAACCGATCGATCAAGTGCATTCCCCTCCACTAGACGATCTatcataatcatactgtttgggATGTCTGTAACATGGTTACATCACGAGTGGTAAGTATTTTACACAGACCAAAGAATACATTTTAGATACGAGATACATCGTCGTCAGTTCGTCACGACATGTGACCCACGGCAACCAACCAACCGACAGAAAATGAATGCAGCAGTAACAATCAAGCTCGGTCAAGCTCTGAGCTCCCGGATGTAGCTGGGGCTCATCTGCGCGGCGACCTTGGGCGAGAGAGCGCCCGCGGCGGCATGGTGGTGCTGCTGCACCTCGTGCAGGGCCAAGGAGTTGAGCTTGCTCTCCAGCGGGCTGAAGGGCGTCTGGtggagctgctgctgctccaTCGCCGCCGGCTTCTTGGCGACGCGCAGGCAGGCCAGGTAGCTGTTGGTCTGGTTGTTCCAGTTGGGCAGCCTGCTGATCTGCACCGTCGCCTCCTTCTCCCTCGACACCGGAGCACCAGAAGGGTCCTGCATACATACACACCAGCAAGAGTTCCCCGTTGTTAGGTCTGTCAATCAAGAGAAAGGTACAGGCTAAACTGAAGATGTTTCTCCGAAAAACAACAGGAAAGAAAGAAAGTACTCTACGGCTGAGATCGCTACCGCCACGGAGAGCAGTACTTTTATGCCCAGCGTTTACTCTCTGAGTTAATTGTTAATCCTTCAGTTAAGCTGTAAAAACTGTCAGTTACCGGCTCCAACAGAAGCCAAGACACAAATAACTGCCTAACTAGTTTCCCCTAGCTTAGCTACGACAGAAATGATCCAAGGCTGTGTGAATGCACGTTTTTTACTGGCATCAACACGCCTCACATTGAGTTTCACATTGTCAGGTCTGCTAAACTGAAGATGTTATTCTGAAAAACAACAGTTACTGAAGTTCAGTTATGTGCAGCGTTTGCTCTCTGAGCTAATTGTTAACCCACCCTTCAGTTAAGCTGTAAAATTGTTCCACCGTTATTTACCGGTTCCAGCTATATATGTGGCATGCCTAAAAAGAGCTACAATATATATAAGCCTGTGTAATCCGAGGAAGAAGCTAAGACAGAAATTGCCAATATTAGTTTCCCCTAGCTTAGTTACTCGTAGAAGGCAACCTGTTCGTCTCTCACCCGCCCGCATTTTTTTACTATCATCAATTATGTCTCTGGATCGATGAATTGACGTTTTTACTGGCATAAACACGCCTCACATCATTAACAGGTTCGAATTACCAAGGTGGTTGACACGCATGAAAATTGCCATGAGCAATAGGAACAAGAGAACAGCAATTGGGTGTAAGTGTGCCATGGACAGAGCTGAGTGACTTACCCCAAGGAGGAGGAATGTGAACTGGTGGTGCTGCTGCTTGCTGCCGGCTTCTTCAAAGTGAGCCTCGATGAGCTTCCTCAGGTCTGAAAGACAAGCGGTCGGCAGAAGCTTCAGCCCCTTGATCAGACTGCCGGACTCCCATTTGATGTAGACATCCAGCAAGCCCTCTCGCTCCTTGCTCAGCTCATTTGCTTCGCCATCTGTGGTGCATGATTTTAGCTCTTCCGGCATTGTCAGCTCGGCGTCGTCCACGGCTTGGCAAACGATGGGCGAGAGCTGCGACGACACAGGGCTGTCGGCAACCTTGACGTCGCACATGGGGGTTTCTATGGCTGCCCATGCTGCTGATGGGTCCTTGTTCTCATCACCGAACACCTGATTTGCCTGCTGAATGTTCTCATCTCCCGGCAACTGCTGCTCTCCGGGCTGCTTGTTCTCATCTCCAAAAGCTTGCTGCTTCGCCGCCGGTGACTCTTGGGCGTTTTGTTTCTTGACCAGCTCACGGTAGTTGCCACACAGCCTGAAGATGTTCTGGATACGGTTGGTCCGGTCCGGTTCAGCAAGCGGTTGTCCCATTCGGTCCACCTTGTAactctcctcttccaccacttcTTTGCACACCTCCACCTCAGCACCATTGTCCTTCTCTTCGCTTTCTTCATCTCCCTCCTCAAATACAGTGCTCAGGACCGCCTTTTCAGGGAACCCAGAAAGCCTGACCACATCTTCTTGCTCCAGGACAGTGGTGCAAGAGCCTGCTGTCGATGTGTGATTCCACATCTGGCCCTGCTGCTGGCGAGTATCCTCCTTGATGACCTTCACATCCAGCACAGACGGCTGATCTCCAGCATCCAAATCCATGGACATCGACATCGCCATTGACATGCATTGATCTCCTCCTGCAGACATCTCTGATAGTCGTGCCAACAATCTACCACCAATGACATCCTGCTGCGCAGGCTGACGAGCATCTGCCTTTTCAAGCTCCACCTCCTGCAGTCGTCGCTTCAAAGCAAGGAGCTCTTGCTGCTGCCTAAGCATTTTCTCTTCCATCATCTGGAGCTCACTCTTCAGCATCTTGGTCTTCTCAGCGACCTTTGAGTTGATCTCTTCCTCCTTTGCAGCTGCACCCTGCCCTTCTAGCAGCCTAACCTTCGCCCTCACTTGTGCTAGCTCCTCCTCCTTTAGCCGAAGGACATTCTGGGCCTCATTGCGCTCTTTCTCTCTTTGCTTGTTCTCCTTCTGGAGCTTGTATATGAACTGGTTCATTGCAACAATCCTTGAATTGAGCATTGAAGATGACTCCTCAGAGCTAATTTTATCCCTTGGTGTTGATGCATGAGCAGCACGGATAATGCATTTTGCTTTAGCACCGTATTCCAAGGTAGAAACTGTCTTGTGCAATTCCTTTGGGTCAGGACTCGCACACAGAATCATCAGAATCTTTGATTTGTCATCCTCAAATGAGTCCTGAAATTCCATGAAGAATAACAGGTTCTAAATTATCTGGGATAAACAGAGAGTGAAAAGTTGTATCAGGAAAAGTGTGCTTCTTCAAATGTTTTGTACCTGTAACAGCATTGTGAGCTTGCTGTCTCGAAATGGAACATGTGAATCACCATTGGCTATGGACTCAACCACTCGTTTCAAAGCTGTGTTGCCTTGGTTGATCTTCGCCGTCTGTGGAGCAGCAACCAATGTTATATATAGAATAGATGTGCAAAAGCAAAGTGACCTAAAGAAACATACTCTGGTTCATTACATTGCAGGAAAAAAAAGTAGTGGTAAAAGTACAAGCTGTGGTTAGGTTATGGGAGTATCATGCTGGAATTCATATGTTGATGTAAGTATGGAAACAGAACTTTATCATTGTTTCAGAAAGAAAACAGAATTGTATCTTGAGAAAACTCTAATATAGTTGCATTGCAAGTTGCACATCACCGGCTGTTAAAAATATGTTATGGCACAATTAAACATGCATTAATTACCGATGGCACATCATTTTTGAAAGGGCAACTGAAATAAATTGGATTCTACTGAAATTATAAGGATTGGTAACATCACACACCTGCATCTTGGCATCAAATCCAGTTTGGCCTGCAGCTTCTATGTTTTCAGAACCAGCCATATCCACCAGCATCAGCCTTCCTCCGACCGATGGCACATCCAAGATAATCTGGAGAAGTGACAAAAAAGCAAAGTCATAAACAGTTGGATCATTCATGAAGATCAAGGTGAAAAGTGCTAATTGCTCATTGCAGCCTACCATGCAGTGACTTCGCGAACTTCTCTCATTACAGAGTGTGCTCTTGACAGTACGCCGCTTCTCTACTTTTGCAACTTCCCTGGATATCTTTCCAGCTTCATTTCCAGATATATAAGTTGCATTTTTGGCTTTCTTCCCCATTACTTCTAGCCTCACCTGTACATAATGTATTGAGAAACTTAAACAAAATGGACAAATTACATCAAGTCGCAAATTCACATTGGCATTGCCACACAGAAAAGCACTTTCAACATCTTTTGTCAGCCCTGTGAAACTATCCAGCTATCCCTAAATAACATGGCAATGAAAACTTAAGTACTGTATCAGATAACCACTTGTTTTAGGTTGGTCACAGTTAACGTAGTGATTATTTCAAGTAGTACCAGATAACCATTTGTTTTTAGGTAGGTCACAGTTCTAGTAATTATTTCAACCTGCACTGACACACAGAACTGAGGGCCATAACAATGAACAATATCAGTTACAGTTGGATTGCCCTCACGCCTAGAATCACAATTCCTAACTCGGCACTTCAAATTAGTCATCTATAAAGTATTGCAAACAGCAATCACAGGCCATAACCATGAGCAATATTAAATTATAGTGAGGTTTACTTCACACCTAGAATCACAAGTTTTAACCTTGGAATTTGATATTAGGCACCTAATATGCCATCACGCATACACAAATGACAAACAATTTCTAATGCAATTTAAGTACCAGATAACCACTTTTTTGAGGTCGGTCACAGTTCAGATAGTAATTGATTCACCTCTGATGACACATACAACTGAGGGCAACAACAGTGAGCAATATCAGTTACAGTTGGTTTCACTTTGACCTCACACTGAGAATCACAATTTCTAACTTGGCACTTCAGATTAGTCATCTACACTAATACACGCACAACAACAGCAGTCATAGTTCACAGGCTATAACAATGAGCAATATTAGCTACAGTTAAGTTTTACTTCACACTTAGAATCACAAGTTCTGAACTTGGAACTTCAGATTAGCCATCAGTTACAATTGGTTTGACTTTGACCTCACACTTAGAATGCCAATTTATAATTTGGCATTTCAGATTAGTCATCTGAACTAATGCACACAAACAGCGGACAAATTTCACAGGCTATAGCAATGAGCAATATTAGTTACAGTGAAGTTTTACTTTACACTTGGAATCACAAGTTTAAAACATGGAACTTCAGATTAGCCATCAGATATACCAGCACCCATACACAACTGGCTAACAATTTACTACAAAACGGTGACAATTCCTAAGAAAGTACCGACCACAACTGTAATTAACGACCTAGGATAGGCAGAACAGATCTTCTCTGAAGCGACAAATATGTAAAGTTTAAGCCCAAATCATGCTACTGCCACAGTTC containing:
- the LOC125515326 gene encoding kinesin-like protein KIN-10A, whose protein sequence is MAPLPTPSPRTGPPSTPQASAGAATPFRTPTSKHRLHFPPGTPRHGATGAATEHPVEVIGRVRNLTASAAGASVLEVPGGAGGGGTTVRVRGDAGGISCRDFSLDGVSVSEEEDLEGFYRRFVRSRIQGVRVGAKCTVMVYGPTGSGKSHTMFGCAKQPGIVYRALRDILDGGGGCSTGGESGEEEDAGFGVGLFVQVAVLEIYNEEIYDLLVGSGANTKGNAPKVRLEVMGKKAKNATYISGNEAGKISREVAKVEKRRTVKSTLCNERSSRSHCMIILDVPSVGGRLMLVDMAGSENIEAAGQTGFDAKMQTAKINQGNTALKRVVESIANGDSHVPFRDSKLTMLLQDSFEDDKSKILMILCASPDPKELHKTVSTLEYGAKAKCIIRAAHASTPRDKISSEESSSMLNSRIVAMNQFIYKLQKENKQREKERNEAQNVLRLKEEELAQVRAKVRLLEGQGAAAKEEEINSKVAEKTKMLKSELQMMEEKMLRQQQELLALKRRLQEVELEKADARQPAQQDVIGGRLLARLSEMSAGGDQCMSMAMSMSMDLDAGDQPSVLDVKVIKEDTRQQQGQMWNHTSTAGSCTTVLEQEDVVRLSGFPEKAVLSTVFEEGDEESEEKDNGAEVEVCKEVVEEESYKVDRMGQPLAEPDRTNRIQNIFRLCGNYRELVKKQNAQESPAAKQQAFGDENKQPGEQQLPGDENIQQANQVFGDENKDPSAAWAAIETPMCDVKVADSPVSSQLSPIVCQAVDDAELTMPEELKSCTTDGEANELSKEREGLLDVYIKWESGSLIKGLKLLPTACLSDLRKLIEAHFEEAGSKQQHHQFTFLLLGDPSGAPVSREKEATVQISRLPNWNNQTNSYLACLRVAKKPAAMEQQQLHQTPFSPLESKLNSLALHEVQQHHHAAAGALSPKVAAQMSPSYIRELRA